A region of Cloacibacillus sp. DNA encodes the following proteins:
- a CDS encoding corrinoid protein yields the protein MSQILEMIAEALVDGAVSTVKTNVQKAVDEGIPAKEILNDGLLAGMDEVSVLFKDGEMFVPEVLVSAKAMQAGVEIIKPLLLAAGAEPSAKILMVTVEGDLHDIGIKLVGMMLEGAGFEVINIGVDIPAAEIVAKVKEIKPDIVGLSAMLTTTMATMKDVIDALKEEGLTDKMPVMVGGAPLSPMYAEKIGGFYSSDANEAVTVAKQLLSVSK from the coding sequence ATGAGCCAGATACTGGAAATGATTGCCGAGGCATTAGTAGATGGGGCTGTCAGTACTGTAAAGACAAATGTACAGAAAGCAGTTGACGAAGGGATACCGGCAAAGGAAATATTAAACGATGGTCTGCTTGCTGGTATGGATGAGGTCAGCGTTCTGTTCAAAGACGGGGAGATGTTCGTTCCAGAAGTGTTGGTATCCGCGAAGGCAATGCAGGCTGGCGTCGAAATTATCAAACCTTTGTTGCTTGCGGCGGGTGCAGAACCGTCGGCAAAAATTCTAATGGTGACGGTTGAAGGCGACCTTCATGATATCGGTATTAAATTGGTGGGAATGATGCTTGAGGGGGCCGGTTTTGAAGTGATCAATATTGGTGTGGATATACCAGCCGCGGAAATTGTTGCGAAGGTTAAGGAAATTAAGCCTGATATCGTAGGTCTTTCCGCGATGTTGACCACAACAATGGCCACAATGAAGGATGTAATAGATGCCCTTAAAGAAGAGGGGCTTACCGACAAGATGCCTGTAATGGTCGGAGGCGCCCCGCTTTCTCCAATGTATGCGGAAAAAATAGGCGGATTTTACTCCTCTGATGCAAATGAGGCGGTAACGGTAGCAAAACAGCTTTTGTCTGTTTCAAAGTAA
- a CDS encoding trimethylamine methyltransferase family protein, which yields MRKVKKESVRHYISPEYKLHILGDEKCRKIDAYARRIMEEIGMIVGDEEIKSRLLDNGAKELGKGYVSIPGSMVDKALKTVPSSFKLYTVNGELAMDINKVNKYFGGSTNSLTYVDPVSGKITVHTMETASNVAKVADALPNVNYLASNGLVSDCDPAIAGRMCFANTLKYTTKPMYFSPDYAPSYKDIIELSRDIKGGARALREKPFLFGYCEPVPPFNHSGDSLRKLMICSEAGVPCIYMPYSMRGGTAPIFLAAALAQNFAEILSGLVIQQIAYPGAAFIAGSMPTVLDMKTTTGSYGAPEFHFGIAASAEMSDFYNLPFFGTAGCTDSQHLDMQAASEVTMAVLSTALTGADIVHDFGVMNHASAISPELYVYTNEILDMLRVYQGGIDCSDEAFLFDTIKKVGPRGHYLEEDSTLDNFKSVWYSRIFDRSLTGEIPADSFAQKIKQKTLTLINAPVNPDIDPLILRILTEHEKKWKKLID from the coding sequence ATGAGAAAAGTAAAAAAAGAAAGTGTTAGGCATTACATTTCACCAGAATATAAGCTACATATCCTGGGTGATGAGAAGTGTCGCAAGATAGACGCATATGCGAGGCGCATAATGGAAGAAATTGGCATGATCGTCGGTGATGAGGAGATCAAGTCACGTCTACTGGACAACGGGGCGAAAGAACTTGGAAAAGGCTATGTTTCCATTCCCGGTTCTATGGTGGATAAGGCGCTGAAGACAGTTCCCTCTTCTTTTAAGCTTTATACGGTGAACGGCGAGCTTGCTATGGATATAAACAAAGTAAATAAATACTTTGGCGGCTCTACGAATAGCCTAACGTATGTTGATCCGGTCAGCGGCAAGATAACGGTGCACACGATGGAAACAGCGTCAAACGTAGCTAAGGTGGCCGACGCCCTTCCAAATGTCAATTATCTTGCCAGCAATGGGCTTGTATCAGACTGCGATCCTGCCATTGCAGGTCGTATGTGTTTTGCCAATACTTTGAAATATACAACTAAACCGATGTATTTTAGTCCGGACTATGCGCCAAGCTACAAAGACATAATTGAATTGTCAAGGGATATAAAGGGCGGAGCGCGGGCTCTCAGAGAGAAACCATTTTTATTTGGCTACTGTGAACCTGTACCTCCATTTAACCACAGCGGCGACAGCTTAAGGAAGCTGATGATATGTTCTGAAGCCGGAGTTCCCTGTATTTATATGCCATATTCTATGCGCGGCGGTACGGCACCAATCTTTCTTGCCGCTGCCTTAGCTCAGAATTTTGCGGAGATCCTTTCAGGACTGGTCATACAGCAAATAGCATATCCAGGAGCAGCTTTTATCGCTGGAAGTATGCCGACTGTGCTTGATATGAAAACGACTACTGGTTCGTATGGCGCTCCTGAGTTCCATTTCGGAATAGCCGCATCGGCTGAAATGTCAGATTTTTATAATCTGCCATTCTTTGGCACCGCTGGCTGTACCGATTCGCAGCATCTTGATATGCAGGCGGCGTCTGAGGTGACTATGGCGGTGCTTTCAACAGCCCTTACAGGTGCCGACATTGTGCATGACTTTGGCGTCATGAATCACGCCTCTGCTATCTCACCGGAGCTCTATGTCTATACTAATGAAATCTTAGATATGCTTCGGGTTTATCAGGGGGGTATTGACTGTTCTGACGAGGCCTTTTTATTTGATACGATCAAAAAGGTTGGTCCCAGGGGACATTACCTTGAAGAGGATTCCACTCTGGATAATTTTAAGTCTGTTTGGTATTCCAGGATATTTGATAGAAGTCTAACCGGAGAGATACCAGCTGATTCTTTTGCACAGAAGATAAAGCAGAAGACGTTGACGCTTATCAATGCGCCAGTAAATCCGGATATCGATCCGTTGATACTGCGGATTCTGACAGAACACGAAAAAAAGTGGAAGAAACTTATAGATTAA